TGTGGTGACAAGCATGCACATCCTGGTCTTCGGGAACTGGAACTCAAATACTGGTTAAACCCAAACCAGGTTTACTTGAGTGGTCTAAAAGACAATCAATTCAAGTTGGAAAATGCCCGGAGTATATGCCTATTGGATTGTCCTTCCCCTTCAGACGATACACTGAATTGGGTGTGTGATTACCCAGAAGGAGAGATCCGTCTCTCAATGAGTGATTGGATTGACAGAAATTATGATTATTTTGAGTTTCTTACTCCTGAAATGCGAAATGCGTCTCTTCAACTTCAGGGCCCTTGTTACCCTGTCATATTTCCTAGTGTAAACGGTGAGTAAACTCAGTTTTGCCTCAGGTTATTGAACTGTATCATATTTCTGTTCTCAATTGCATTCCAGTACAAATATGTCCCGTTACAAAGGTGATGTATATTGTGTTTATATATGTCTGTCACTGGAAGATAGCTGAGGTTTAAATGTCGTCCCTGTATGGTTTCATTGTCAAATATATCGTCCATATTATTTAAGAACATTACCGAACCTGTTCCTTTTCGCAGTATTTTGGAGCTGCCAATTTATTGCTCGTCCATCAAACAGTTCGTTGAAGCATTGGCAGCAAATGGGTGGAGTGAATATTAATGAGGATATTATTATAGACAAATCTATTCATAAGTCCATCAATTCTCGGTCAGCTGTTTTAAAGGTTGAGCAGTGTTGCTTACTAGTATTTACTTCTTTACAGCAAGTATGTTGTGGAATTTGCGAAAAACATTATAACTTTTTCTTGTGCTCAACACTTTTTGCATTTGATTTTCTTTAAAATTAGCTACTCATTTCAGAAAAACATAATTTGTGGGCCAAATTTATTTTTGATTGACCATAGAGCGTCATCACTCATAGAGCCGTGATGAAGCCATAGTCTAAGCCTGCTTTAAAAGCTCAAAACAACCTGTCATTTTCCTACAAAGTTATATAAGTTTGTTTGGCTGTTAGTGAATATCCACTCTCAAAACTATCAAGTATTATTTCCTCATTCTGAGAGCCTTGTTCCCAGCCAATTGAATGAACTGGGCAACAAGAGTTCTTCGCCAGTTTTCAGTTTCTACCAAGGCCTAATTAGTAAGTGAATGCCTGTTGAAATTGCAGGCAGTTATTTGACAAATAGATCTCCACATTAAACTTCACATGCTGCCAGAACTAAGACCCTAAGATTCATTGCTTTCTTCGTATTTGCAGAGATACATGGCTGATATTGGAAAGTCATGGCCAGTGTTGCTTGTCTGTGGAGGAATTGTGCCACTGGCTTTGTCAGTGATTTGGCTCCTTCTGATTCGTTATTTTGTTGCTGCTATGCCTTGGATAACAGTGGCCCTCTTTAATATTCTCATAATATCAGTCACAATGTTTTACTACTTGAAAGGTCAGGAGCTATTTTGTATTCACAATATCCATTGGTAGATGTTAATATTACTGACAGATTGTTTAGGCATCTAGTGTTGTTTCAACTGAGGTTGTTGGCCCTTCACTCCTACTTCATACATAATTGATCATCTTTGATGGTCAATGTGTGTCAAACAGTAGATCTTGTATTATTTATTTCCTAAAGGGGGAGAGGGGTCTTTACAAAACAGGAATAATTAAAATTGTCTTTTGATTCTATCTCCAAAATGTTGTATCCTAAAAGATACCCTTGTATCCTCTCTTCCTTGTTGAGCATGGTTGTTGAGTTTCTTGTGTCTCATTTTTAGCATCAACTGATTGGTTAATACATCATCCATTTGAACTGGAGATAGATCTCTGATACTTGTTTGAGACTCAAGTGGGTTGCTTTGCACAGTCTAGTTATCTACTTGTATAAAGTTGTATGCTTGAGCGTGTTATCAGTGTTCAATAACATGAAGTTCTGATTTTCTTTCTTGCTTGGTTATAGCTGGATGGATAGGAAATGATGCCATCTCCCCAATCATTGGTGAGCACGATCCGTACATTCGCATAATTGGAAGGGTGTGTACTTCATTAACAAAATTATCCAAACTTCAAAGATAGTCGATAGCACTGTGCCTTTGGTTTAGCTAGTTTGTATCTTGTACTAACTAAATGGTTCCAATCTTTCAGGAGTTACATCATCTCCGTGCTGTTGCAGTTCTCATGACCTTTATTATGGCTGTTTCTGTTCTCACATCAATTGCTATAGTCCGCCGCATCCTTATGGCAACATCTGTCCTTAAGGTAAGTATGCTATCTAATAAATGCTTTGAAATGTTGATGATGCATAAGATACAGACACCACTTATTTATCACTTTCTTTATCTAAACAAGAAAATACTCCAATTAGTTTGAGTTGCGCCAGAGTTGTAGATATATAAATGTTTGAAAGCTAAAGCTATTAACTAGCTTGTAATCTAGTGGTATTTCTATTCTATTTGTTGGAAATAGTCCTAAGTGCTCACCATGATAATCATGAAAATAAAAATAAGACAAGACTTCCAGCAATTATTTCTCAAAAAGTAAAATAATGATGCAGGATATGTTAGAAATCAACCTTTAACTTAGTTTCTGTTTTCGTCTCAAGTTTTCATTTTTATGGCTAGGAAGAAACATACAGAATAGTACAGAAAGATCTAGAAACATGAAGAATAAACGTGGTTGGGATATAGTTAGAAAGTGTTTAAGACTTAATAAGATTTTCTTATGCAGGTTGCTGCAAAGGTGATAGGAGAAGCTCAAGCACTCATAATATTTCCAATCATTCCATATACCATCCTTGGAGTTTTTTACATGATCTGGTTTTCAGCTGCTTTTCACCTGTTTAGTTCTGGTCAAGTAGTCCAGAATAACTGCAGCTCGAACTGCTGTGCCTATGATCTTGCATCAAAACAAGTAAATTGTGATCGTTGTTGCGGTTATAGCATTCATTACGCTCCTCATATTGGAATTGCCATCTTCTTCCACCTATTTGGGTGTTATTGGGCTACACAGTTTTTCA
The window above is part of the Fragaria vesca subsp. vesca linkage group LG2, FraVesHawaii_1.0, whole genome shotgun sequence genome. Proteins encoded here:
- the LOC101301552 gene encoding choline transporter-like protein 2-like — protein: MRGPLGAVIGRYPSSDGSDQMGSIIRHNRKCRDLVFLIIFIAFWVAMIVNSSFGFNQGNPLRLTYGLDYKGNVCGDKHAHPGLRELELKYWLNPNQVYLSGLKDNQFKLENARSICLLDCPSPSDDTLNWVCDYPEGEIRLSMSDWIDRNYDYFEFLTPEMRNASLQLQGPCYPVIFPSVNVFWSCQFIARPSNSSLKHWQQMGGVNINEDIIIDKSIHKSINSRSAVLKRYMADIGKSWPVLLVCGGIVPLALSVIWLLLIRYFVAAMPWITVALFNILIISVTMFYYLKAGWIGNDAISPIIGEHDPYIRIIGRELHHLRAVAVLMTFIMAVSVLTSIAIVRRILMATSVLKVAAKVIGEAQALIIFPIIPYTILGVFYMIWFSAAFHLFSSGQVVQNNCSSNCCAYDLASKQVNCDRCCGYSIHYAPHIGIAIFFHLFGCYWATQFFKAASSTVIAGSVASYYWARGETSGEIPFLPVFSSMKRLMRYSLGSVALGSLIVSSVESIRFMLESIRRRLKVSGTTPNNWFGKAAFHTARFCLSCIEWTLKSVNRNAYIMIAITGKSFCKSSAVATDLIISNILRIGRVNVIGDVILFLGKLCVSLSTALFAFLMLDTHRYKSAHNKISSPLFPVLVCWGLGYVVATLFFAVVEMSIDTIILSFCQDSEEHHGTAQYAPPLLIETLNDQNEMQRLTQGSNEI